A genomic region of Natronoarchaeum mannanilyticum contains the following coding sequences:
- a CDS encoding NAD(P)/FAD-dependent oxidoreductase, with the protein MSTDQRVIVAGAGLSGLVAARHLADAGVDVEVVEREEEVGGRVRTTRKDGFVMDRGFQVLFTAYPAAQRELDYDALNLRYYTPGACIARDGERSILSDPLRDRSALLSSALNTEVSMTDKVRTLKLSRELAGKSPTAIFSGSDRSIREYLRDRGFSERFVENFAAPFYGGITLDRSLSSSSTVFEYTFKMLSEGRIAVPADGMGAIPEQLAERAREAGVTVMTDTEVESVDADDAEAEVSVGGETRTADAVVVATDPPTARDLTGVESIPTDGEGCVTQYYSMPRSESLDAGKRLILNAGGEDPNHVVVNSEIAPEHAPEDRHLASATFLGDRDEQPARFDDMTRRALSSWYPEHSFADFELLGTERVPFSQFAQPPGSLDDLPSVDAPAGRCYLAGDYTRWSSIQGAMESGRDAAQTALADL; encoded by the coding sequence ATGTCAACCGACCAGCGCGTGATCGTGGCCGGCGCGGGCCTCTCGGGGCTCGTCGCCGCCCGGCATCTCGCGGACGCCGGCGTCGACGTCGAGGTCGTCGAGCGCGAAGAGGAGGTGGGCGGTCGCGTGCGGACCACTCGGAAGGACGGCTTCGTGATGGATCGGGGCTTCCAGGTGCTGTTCACCGCCTACCCCGCCGCGCAGCGCGAACTCGACTACGACGCCCTGAACCTGCGGTACTACACGCCGGGCGCCTGCATCGCTCGCGACGGCGAGCGTTCGATCCTCTCCGATCCCCTGCGGGATCGCTCGGCGCTGCTGTCATCGGCGCTCAACACCGAAGTTTCGATGACGGATAAAGTTCGGACGCTGAAACTCAGCCGGGAGCTGGCCGGGAAGTCGCCGACGGCGATCTTCAGCGGTAGCGACCGATCTATCCGGGAGTACCTCCGCGATCGGGGCTTCTCCGAGCGGTTCGTCGAGAACTTCGCGGCGCCCTTTTACGGCGGCATCACGCTCGATCGATCGCTCTCATCGTCCAGCACGGTGTTCGAGTACACGTTCAAGATGCTCTCGGAGGGTCGGATCGCGGTTCCCGCAGACGGGATGGGCGCGATCCCCGAGCAGCTCGCCGAGCGCGCCCGCGAGGCCGGCGTGACCGTCATGACCGACACGGAGGTCGAGTCGGTCGACGCAGACGACGCCGAAGCGGAGGTGTCCGTCGGCGGCGAGACCAGAACCGCCGACGCCGTCGTCGTCGCGACCGATCCGCCGACGGCTCGCGATCTGACCGGCGTCGAATCGATCCCGACCGACGGCGAGGGCTGCGTCACGCAGTACTACTCGATGCCTCGATCGGAGTCGCTCGACGCCGGCAAGCGCCTGATCCTCAACGCCGGCGGCGAGGACCCGAACCACGTCGTCGTCAACTCGGAGATCGCGCCCGAGCACGCGCCGGAGGATCGTCACCTCGCGAGCGCGACGTTCCTCGGCGATCGCGACGAGCAGCCCGCACGCTTCGACGACATGACGCGGCGCGCGCTGTCGTCGTGGTACCCGGAGCACTCGTTCGCGGACTTCGAGCTTCTGGGGACCGAACGCGTCCCGTTCTCGCAGTTCGCCCAGCCGCCGGGCAGTCTCGACGATCTCCCGAGCGTCGACGCGCCCGCCGGGCGGTGTTACCTCGCCGGCGACTACACCCGCTGGTCGTCGATCCAGGGCGCGATGGAGAGCGGTCGGGACGCCGCCCAGACCGCGCTGGCGGATCTCTGA
- a CDS encoding SHOCT domain-containing protein: protein MVDVSHEFVAEKLWLVVAVVTLPLTSLVAVSGAVLPEVLAGLLVTSIPIVGWFLLTPLLLLFGEEIADWLVGADADAGDGEPAERPEDPVETLKRRYAAGEIGEAEFERRLDRVLSQEDGEATTDSRDGSRTDDRSRAQSSEYEDLLERE from the coding sequence ATGGTCGACGTGAGCCACGAGTTCGTGGCCGAGAAGCTCTGGCTGGTCGTCGCCGTCGTGACGCTCCCGCTGACGTCGCTGGTCGCGGTGAGCGGCGCGGTGCTCCCCGAGGTGCTGGCGGGGCTGTTGGTCACGAGCATCCCGATCGTCGGCTGGTTCCTCCTGACGCCGCTGCTGTTGCTATTCGGCGAGGAGATCGCGGACTGGCTCGTCGGCGCCGACGCCGACGCGGGCGACGGCGAGCCGGCCGAACGCCCCGAGGACCCCGTCGAGACGCTCAAGCGGCGGTACGCCGCCGGGGAGATCGGCGAGGCCGAGTTCGAACGCCGACTCGATCGAGTGCTCTCGCAGGAGGACGGCGAAGCGACAACCGACAGCCGAGACGGGTCGCGTACGGACGACCGATCGAGAGCGCAGTCGTCCGAGTACGAGGACCTGCTCGAACGCGAGTGA
- a CDS encoding metallophosphoesterase, giving the protein MAPPDASFRDRSLYLPAADALVCADLHVGRDRSSNVELPLGESDDLLDRIEALLSRFEPSEFVVAGDALHSFDRVPRGVATTFADLAELVADAGAEFVVTTGNHDTMLDSVIGGDAAATEVAGELADAATVADEYRLSGIDAVVLHGHEQPGADAELYVCGHDHPAIRIEGKRHPCYLFGEGVRGGADVLVVPAFNRLAPGTLVNRARSDGFQSPLLDRSSAFRPIVRDDDAAETFWFPPLDELRSML; this is encoded by the coding sequence ATGGCGCCGCCCGACGCCTCGTTTCGCGACCGATCGCTGTACCTGCCCGCAGCGGACGCGCTCGTCTGCGCTGACCTGCACGTCGGCCGGGACCGGAGCTCGAACGTCGAGCTACCCCTGGGCGAGTCCGACGATCTGCTCGACCGGATCGAGGCGCTCCTGTCGAGGTTCGAGCCGAGCGAGTTCGTCGTCGCCGGCGACGCGCTCCACTCCTTCGACCGGGTTCCCCGCGGCGTCGCGACGACGTTCGCGGATCTCGCCGAGCTCGTCGCGGACGCCGGCGCCGAGTTCGTCGTCACGACCGGGAACCACGACACGATGCTCGACAGCGTGATCGGGGGCGACGCCGCGGCGACCGAGGTCGCCGGTGAACTCGCCGACGCCGCGACAGTCGCGGACGAGTACCGACTGTCCGGCATCGACGCCGTCGTCCTCCACGGCCACGAGCAGCCCGGCGCGGACGCCGAACTGTACGTCTGCGGCCACGATCATCCGGCGATCAGGATCGAGGGCAAGCGCCACCCCTGCTACCTGTTCGGCGAAGGCGTCCGCGGCGGGGCCGACGTGCTGGTCGTGCCCGCGTTCAACCGACTCGCTCCCGGGACGCTCGTGAACCGCGCCCGGTCCGACGGGTTCCAGTCGCCGCTGCTCGACCGCTCCAGCGCGTTCCGGCCGATCGTCCGCGACGACGACGCCGCGGAGACGTTCTGGTTCCCGCCGCTCGACGAGTTGCGGTCGATGCTGTAG
- the artA gene encoding archaeosortase A, whose product MTTLASPLATEAIWATGTRNLFVWAAIAAFLATAALELTGRTRAARTSGVAAWVVFGIFWGLMVPYFYFDAQSILESALSLIGVPLSLYAAYLLYSGRDSLLILSRAVAMMGLLYLPAMTIPVVKTVLIESVARQAHFGMELLGYSPGIETGANGYQSRFAFEGYSTYIVLSCTGIGSISIFGGAIMAVRAPLARKAKAFAIAVSVIWVANLGRNVFVGLAAPLGWFDYPIFHAITDTLAGEEMVTSFYVSHHLISQTLSVVALVGITLLIVRVLPELFAVLDEILFVLTGTEYDLQSELGPSAASGGSDDAAVVEDAADPSDD is encoded by the coding sequence GTGACGACGCTTGCGTCCCCGCTCGCGACCGAGGCGATCTGGGCGACGGGAACCAGGAACCTGTTCGTCTGGGCCGCCATCGCCGCCTTCCTCGCGACCGCGGCGCTCGAACTGACCGGTCGAACGCGCGCCGCAAGAACGAGCGGCGTCGCCGCCTGGGTCGTGTTCGGCATCTTCTGGGGTCTGATGGTGCCGTACTTCTACTTCGACGCACAGAGCATCCTGGAGAGCGCGCTGAGCCTGATCGGAGTCCCGCTGTCGCTGTACGCGGCGTACCTGCTGTATTCGGGCCGGGACTCGCTGCTGATACTCTCCCGGGCGGTCGCGATGATGGGGCTGCTGTACCTCCCCGCGATGACGATCCCGGTCGTCAAGACGGTGCTCATCGAGTCCGTCGCCCGGCAGGCCCACTTCGGGATGGAGCTGCTGGGCTACTCGCCGGGGATCGAGACCGGCGCGAACGGCTACCAGAGCCGCTTCGCGTTCGAGGGGTACTCGACGTACATCGTCCTCTCGTGTACCGGGATCGGTAGCATCTCGATCTTCGGCGGCGCGATCATGGCGGTGCGGGCGCCGCTGGCCCGGAAGGCCAAGGCGTTCGCGATCGCCGTGAGCGTCATCTGGGTGGCGAACCTCGGGCGGAACGTGTTCGTCGGCCTGGCGGCGCCGCTGGGCTGGTTCGACTACCCGATCTTCCACGCGATCACCGACACGCTCGCGGGCGAGGAGATGGTGACCTCCTTTTACGTCTCCCACCACCTCATCTCGCAGACGCTGTCGGTGGTCGCGCTGGTCGGCATCACGCTGCTGATCGTGCGCGTGCTCCCCGAACTGTTCGCCGTGCTCGACGAGATCCTGTTCGTGCTGACCGGCACCGAGTACGACCTCCAATCGGAGCTCGGCCCGTCAGCGGCGTCCGGCGGAAGCGACGACGCCGCGGTCGTCGAAGACGCCGCGGACCCGAGCGACGACTGA
- a CDS encoding J domain-containing protein has translation MWGAIAELPEWLLLGLGLAGASTLLVALAFVAGQRAFPRLEDDPAGSPEREGAERRLAEIRHYLEAIDERYVEKTTVAGQRVEFYLPERDVAVTFDARVFFRLEATDTDPVLVEHELPGGHLGSRLPFETPEIATDEDADAGVATAFAALGLPASADVEEVRRAYRRRVKEVHPDQGGDEDEFRRIREAYDTAREHAD, from the coding sequence GTGTGGGGAGCGATCGCGGAGCTTCCGGAGTGGTTGCTGCTCGGGCTCGGGCTCGCCGGAGCGTCGACGTTGTTGGTCGCGCTCGCGTTCGTCGCAGGACAGCGCGCGTTCCCGCGCCTGGAGGACGATCCCGCCGGGTCGCCCGAGCGCGAGGGCGCCGAGCGACGCTTGGCGGAGATCCGACACTACCTCGAAGCGATCGACGAGCGCTACGTCGAAAAGACGACAGTGGCGGGACAACGCGTCGAGTTCTACCTCCCCGAGCGCGACGTCGCGGTCACGTTCGACGCGAGGGTCTTTTTCCGCCTGGAGGCGACCGACACCGACCCGGTGCTCGTCGAACACGAACTCCCGGGCGGCCACCTCGGCTCGCGACTCCCCTTCGAGACGCCCGAAATCGCGACCGACGAGGACGCGGACGCCGGCGTCGCGACGGCGTTCGCCGCGCTGGGACTGCCTGCTAGCGCGGACGTCGAGGAAGTACGACGCGCCTACCGCCGGCGCGTCAAGGAGGTTCACCCCGATCAGGGCGGCGACGAGGACGAGTTCCGGCGCATCCGCGAGGCCTACGACACCGCGCGGGAGCACGCCGACTGA
- a CDS encoding zinc-dependent metalloprotease family protein: protein MRRRTLLGAIAGATAATAGCAQLSETVDEAAEGTKIENFGVDHPWGGEPIVLGVAYDEDVDRRENFTELIEASAAFWEEHAEQYAGYDVEYALDFDAADPDVRVTLVDEISTCERSEDGYMVVGCAPLITGDAPDTASVQIKTGYSDDLTQTTITHELGHTLGLGHDDDPQEIMSDDPADRIPNYETRRAIHEAYLAGRRSFNEGAERWQAANDAIDERNWATASDEFTSAADQYDAAVSSFGEAASESDDIDADGAVDICADAEAKAAHFRSAAEAWSEAAAARDDGDYDRYEERSKAAREQFEAADSHSIGDGESDTLAVELGLQ from the coding sequence GTGCGACGCCGAACCCTCCTCGGCGCTATTGCGGGTGCGACCGCAGCGACCGCCGGCTGCGCCCAGCTCTCCGAAACCGTCGACGAAGCCGCCGAAGGCACCAAGATAGAGAATTTCGGTGTCGACCACCCCTGGGGCGGCGAACCGATCGTCCTCGGCGTCGCGTACGACGAGGACGTCGACCGCCGGGAGAACTTCACCGAACTGATCGAGGCCTCGGCCGCGTTCTGGGAGGAACACGCCGAGCAGTACGCCGGCTACGACGTGGAGTACGCCCTCGACTTCGACGCCGCGGACCCGGACGTTCGCGTGACGCTCGTCGACGAGATCTCGACCTGCGAGCGGAGCGAAGACGGGTACATGGTCGTGGGCTGCGCGCCGCTGATCACCGGCGACGCGCCCGACACGGCGTCGGTCCAGATCAAGACCGGCTACTCCGACGATCTGACCCAGACCACGATCACTCACGAGCTGGGGCACACGCTCGGTCTGGGTCACGACGACGATCCCCAAGAGATCATGTCGGACGACCCCGCCGATCGGATCCCGAACTACGAGACGCGGCGGGCGATCCACGAGGCGTACCTCGCGGGGAGACGCTCGTTCAACGAGGGCGCCGAGCGCTGGCAGGCGGCCAACGACGCGATAGACGAGCGAAACTGGGCGACCGCGAGCGACGAGTTCACGAGCGCCGCCGACCAGTACGACGCCGCCGTCAGTTCGTTCGGGGAAGCGGCCTCCGAGTCGGACGACATCGACGCAGACGGGGCGGTCGACATCTGTGCGGACGCCGAAGCGAAAGCCGCGCACTTCCGCAGCGCAGCCGAGGCGTGGAGCGAGGCCGCTGCAGCGCGCGACGACGGTGACTACGACCGGTACGAGGAGCGAAGTAAGGCGGCTCGCGAGCAGTTCGAGGCTGCGGACTCGCACTCGATCGGCGACGGCGAGAGCGATACCCTGGCCGTCGAACTCGGGTTGCAGTGA